A genomic window from Candidatus Rokuibacteriota bacterium includes:
- a CDS encoding haloacid dehalogenase-like hydrolase produces the protein MRLVLFDIDGTILTARGAGRRALAAALNEVYGTAGDIERYDLRGRTDPRIVFDLMEGAGLTRPAVRERLDDCFEAYARGLAAEVGDGSGVVTLPGIADLVRRLDGAPEALVGLLTGNIEAGARIKLEPTGLQPYFRLGAYGSDHLDRRQLPSLAARRAQALTGHSFRPEKVLVIGDTPHDIECARHFGAVAVAVATGLYRRDELEAESPDLLFDDFSDVEAALAKLLSR, from the coding sequence ATGCGCCTCGTCCTCTTCGACATCGACGGCACCATCCTGACCGCGCGCGGCGCCGGGCGCCGGGCGCTCGCGGCCGCCCTCAATGAGGTGTACGGGACGGCAGGAGACATCGAGCGGTACGACCTTCGCGGCCGGACGGATCCGCGCATCGTCTTCGACCTCATGGAGGGGGCGGGGCTGACTCGCCCGGCGGTGCGTGAGCGTCTCGATGACTGCTTCGAGGCCTATGCGCGCGGGCTCGCGGCGGAAGTCGGCGACGGCAGCGGGGTTGTCACGCTGCCGGGCATCGCCGACCTCGTCCGGCGTCTCGACGGCGCGCCCGAGGCGCTCGTCGGACTGCTGACGGGGAACATCGAGGCGGGAGCGCGGATCAAGCTCGAGCCGACGGGGCTCCAGCCCTATTTTCGCCTGGGCGCCTACGGCTCCGACCATCTCGACCGCAGACAGCTGCCGTCGCTCGCTGCGCGGCGCGCTCAGGCGCTGACCGGGCACAGCTTTCGGCCCGAGAAGGTGCTGGTGATCGGGGACACGCCGCACGACATCGAGTGCGCGCGTCACTTCGGGGCCGTCGCGGTCGCCGTCGCGACGGGACTATACCGGCGCGACGAGCTCGAAGCGGAGAGCCCCGATCTCCTCTTCGACGACTTCTCCGACGTCGAAGCCGCGCTCGCCAAGCTTTTGTCGCGCTAG
- a CDS encoding cysteine desulfurase family protein, with protein MERGGAAPDRVYLDYAGFSPVDPRVLAVMRPFLEAGIGNPSAPHSLGSEARESLEAARAKVARLVGGAAPGVIFTSGATEANNLAIRGVALRGGDRPRHVVTSAAEHISVLNACRDVEKAGGAVSILPVDAEGRVDPEVVRRALRPETVLVSIGAACAEIGTLQPLGDIARITRAVGVPLHADAVGALGRMPFAAEAVGLDLVTLSSNDLYGPPGAGALWVRPGIKLLPQMLGGGQEGGYRSGTENLPALVGLGVAAELMRAEAGHGEPARLAALRDRFVDALAASIPDCRLTGSRAERLPHHASFVLRGVKADSVLLDLDLCGVAASSGSACAQRTGTPSHVLRAIGCAPEEMEGSLCFTLGRWSTLAEVDAVLDRLPPIVLRLRALALPAPR; from the coding sequence GTGGAGCGCGGGGGCGCTGCTCCCGACAGGGTCTACCTCGATTACGCCGGGTTCTCGCCGGTAGATCCGCGCGTCCTTGCCGTGATGCGGCCCTTCCTCGAGGCCGGCATCGGCAATCCTTCCGCGCCGCACTCCCTCGGCTCCGAGGCCCGCGAGTCGCTCGAAGCGGCCCGTGCCAAGGTTGCCCGGCTCGTGGGCGGCGCGGCGCCGGGCGTCATCTTCACCTCGGGCGCCACCGAGGCCAACAACCTCGCGATCCGCGGCGTTGCGCTGCGCGGCGGCGACAGGCCCCGCCACGTCGTCACGTCGGCCGCGGAGCACATCTCGGTGCTCAACGCCTGCCGCGACGTCGAGAAGGCCGGCGGCGCCGTGAGCATCCTTCCTGTCGATGCCGAGGGACGCGTCGATCCCGAGGTGGTGCGGAGGGCGCTCAGACCCGAGACCGTCCTCGTCTCGATCGGCGCCGCCTGCGCGGAGATCGGCACGCTCCAGCCGCTGGGCGACATCGCGCGGATCACGCGCGCGGTGGGCGTCCCGCTCCATGCGGATGCCGTCGGCGCTCTGGGGCGGATGCCGTTTGCCGCCGAAGCCGTGGGCCTCGACCTGGTGACCCTGTCGAGCAACGACCTCTACGGCCCTCCGGGAGCGGGGGCGCTCTGGGTCAGGCCGGGCATCAAGCTCCTGCCGCAGATGCTGGGAGGCGGGCAGGAGGGCGGCTACCGATCCGGCACGGAGAACCTGCCCGCCCTGGTCGGGCTCGGCGTTGCGGCTGAGCTGATGCGGGCCGAGGCGGGCCACGGCGAGCCTGCGCGCCTCGCCGCGCTCCGCGATCGCTTCGTGGACGCGCTGGCCGCCTCCATCCCGGATTGCCGGCTGACGGGCTCGCGCGCGGAGCGTCTGCCTCACCACGCGAGCTTCGTGCTCCGAGGGGTCAAGGCGGACAGCGTGCTCCTCGACCTGGATCTCTGCGGCGTGGCGGCGTCGTCGGGCTCGGCCTGCGCGCAGCGGACCGGCACGCCGTCCCACGTGCTCCGGGCCATCGGCTGCGCCCCCGAGGAGATGGAGGGCTCGCTCTGCTTCACGCTGGGCCGCTGGAGCACGCTCGCCGAGGTGGACGCCGTGCTCGACCGGCTGCCGCCCATCGTCCTACGCCTGCGCGCGCTCGCCCTGCCCGCTCCCCGCTGA
- a CDS encoding sulfurtransferase TusA family protein, whose amino-acid sequence MATEPKVFIPDREIDCIGLFCPMPIVKSREAILLMRPGELLAMLSDDPASDADMRSWCRITGNELVEVSREDGVYRFLVRKTR is encoded by the coding sequence ATGGCGACCGAGCCAAAAGTGTTCATTCCCGACAGGGAGATCGACTGCATTGGGCTCTTCTGCCCAATGCCGATCGTCAAGTCCCGCGAGGCCATCCTGCTCATGCGTCCCGGAGAGCTTCTGGCCATGCTGTCGGACGATCCGGCCTCGGACGCCGACATGCGGAGCTGGTGCCGGATCACCGGTAACGAGCTGGTGGAGGTCTCGCGGGAGGACGGCGTGTACCGTTTCCTGGTCAGGAAGACCCGGTAG
- a CDS encoding GGDEF domain-containing protein, whose translation MAQAKRAVRPKPDEPALVAGGSRRTIMFALWLTSFIPLMVVAYSLYAYLLPLLDHTRQVRDLPWLQALLVFTGLLMAVGGLLIWDLTRTLPRPEPAAQAPAPERPQAASGNPDDADGLLHSFSRMLAPIEQQAAALDRYATRLDNAYQELESTNARLKEFSFKDEVTGLYNRRFFSIRLEEEVSRYRRFNHPVSVVLLDLDAFKSVNDELGHAAGDETLRGMAEILLRHSRGINVICRYGGDEFAVLLVETSKAGARLYADRIRYVLSSHQFAHRRRVTASFGIASLPEDVAPTADDLIQAADEALYAAKRAGKNRVSVHEDVVVAQPAASEAKVE comes from the coding sequence ATGGCTCAGGCCAAGCGAGCGGTGAGACCCAAGCCCGACGAGCCCGCCCTGGTTGCGGGCGGCTCACGGCGCACCATCATGTTCGCCCTGTGGCTGACCTCCTTCATCCCGCTCATGGTGGTCGCCTACAGCCTCTACGCGTACCTTCTGCCGCTGCTCGACCACACCCGGCAGGTTCGTGATCTGCCCTGGCTTCAGGCCCTGCTCGTCTTCACCGGGCTCCTGATGGCCGTGGGCGGGCTGCTCATCTGGGATCTGACGCGCACGCTCCCTCGCCCCGAGCCTGCCGCCCAAGCGCCCGCGCCGGAGCGCCCGCAGGCGGCGTCGGGAAACCCGGACGACGCCGACGGCCTGCTGCACTCCTTCTCCCGCATGCTCGCGCCCATCGAGCAGCAGGCGGCGGCACTCGACCGCTACGCCACGCGGCTCGACAACGCCTACCAGGAACTCGAGTCCACCAACGCACGGCTCAAGGAGTTCTCCTTCAAGGACGAGGTGACGGGGCTCTATAACCGGCGCTTCTTCTCGATCCGTCTCGAGGAAGAGGTCTCGCGGTACCGCCGTTTCAATCACCCCGTCTCGGTCGTGCTCCTCGACCTCGACGCCTTTAAATCGGTCAATGACGAGCTCGGCCACGCTGCAGGCGACGAAACGCTGCGGGGCATGGCCGAGATCCTCCTCCGGCACTCGCGCGGCATCAACGTCATCTGCCGCTACGGCGGCGACGAGTTCGCAGTCCTCCTGGTCGAGACCTCCAAGGCGGGCGCGCGGCTGTACGCCGACCGAATTCGCTACGTGCTCTCCTCGCACCAGTTCGCCCACCGCCGGCGCGTGACGGCGAGCTTCGGCATCGCCTCCCTGCCCGAGGACGTGGCGCCCACCGCGGACGACCTGATCCAGGCCGCCGACGAGGCGCTGTACGCGGCCAAGCGCGCCGGCAAGAACCGCGTCTCCGTCCACGAGGACGTCGTCGTGGCGCAGCCCGCGGCTTCCGAGGCCAAGGTCGAATGA
- a CDS encoding response regulator, with protein MSEPSVPRQILIVEDDAKVRGALREVFVSDGYQCQVAANGREGLDAFQRERPPLTLTDIKMPVMDGLEFLKRARAVDGDAAIIVITGVGDVKTAIESLKCGAYDFIVKPVNVEEVLIAAERALERRQLLMERREYHTLLERRVAEATRDLAAALNELEDTYRTTLEALGSALDTRDIGTHAHSRRVVGYSLALARGHSLPESQMRDIEHGVLLHDIGKIGIPDGILLKPGPLGPEEWKIMRTHPDLGRRLVEPIPFLRGAVPIVYHHHERWDGTGYPAGLRGATIPLSARIFAVADAFDAMTFDRPYSVAISFEAARREIERCSGTHFDPAVVETFLKLPLELLETIRNGSGNAGQPVTKGPLMREH; from the coding sequence ATGAGCGAGCCCTCGGTCCCCAGGCAGATCCTCATCGTCGAGGACGACGCCAAGGTCCGCGGCGCCCTGCGCGAGGTCTTCGTCAGCGACGGCTACCAGTGCCAAGTGGCGGCCAACGGGCGCGAGGGGCTGGACGCCTTCCAGCGGGAGCGCCCGCCGCTGACGCTGACCGACATCAAGATGCCCGTGATGGACGGACTCGAGTTTCTGAAGCGCGCCCGAGCCGTAGACGGCGATGCCGCGATCATCGTCATCACCGGCGTTGGCGACGTGAAGACCGCCATCGAAAGCCTCAAGTGCGGGGCGTACGATTTCATCGTCAAGCCCGTGAACGTCGAGGAGGTCCTCATCGCGGCCGAGCGGGCGCTCGAGCGGCGGCAGCTGCTCATGGAGCGGCGCGAGTACCACACGCTGCTGGAGCGGCGCGTGGCCGAGGCGACGCGGGACCTGGCCGCCGCGCTGAACGAGCTCGAGGATACCTATCGGACGACGCTCGAGGCCCTGGGCTCGGCGCTCGACACGCGCGACATCGGCACGCACGCGCACTCGCGGCGGGTCGTCGGCTACTCCTTAGCGCTCGCGCGAGGCCATAGCCTGCCGGAAAGCCAGATGCGCGACATCGAACACGGCGTGCTGCTCCACGACATCGGAAAGATCGGCATCCCCGACGGCATCCTGCTCAAGCCGGGGCCCCTGGGACCGGAAGAGTGGAAGATCATGCGCACCCACCCCGACCTGGGCCGCCGGCTCGTCGAGCCCATTCCCTTCCTGCGGGGCGCCGTGCCCATCGTCTACCACCACCATGAGCGGTGGGACGGGACGGGCTACCCGGCGGGGCTCCGCGGCGCGACGATCCCGCTCAGCGCGCGCATCTTCGCGGTCGCCGATGCCTTCGACGCCATGACGTTCGACCGGCCGTACTCGGTCGCCATCTCCTTCGAAGCGGCCCGCCGCGAGATCGAGCGCTGCTCCGGCACGCACTTCGACCCCGCGGTGGTCGAGACCTTTCTGAAGCTCCCGCTGGAGTTGCTGGAGACCATCCGGAACGGATCGGGAAATGCCGGGCAGCCCGTGACGAAGGGCCCGCTCATGAGGGAGCACTAG
- a CDS encoding AMP-binding protein, giving the protein MTGGLGPALTLGQMLDRAAARDPSQEAVVFKDERVSYGALKARADAFAQGLLALGIRPGDHVVLWMPNRVEWNVANLGIAKVGAVTVTCNSRYKAFEVEYVLRQSDAKALILLDRFDAAGVDYIGILREICPEIDRPGDRLMSASCRALSHVVVLGDHVPAGCRSWADVESLGSSSGAGALERIRVSPDDAAAMLYTSGTTGEPKGCLLTHGNIYYKCRVYQDLHGWTARDRYLVPVPYFHIFGSMGGVAANCLAGSTQVVMDVFDPAEAMRLIQAERVTIFSGVPTMFITILGHPSFGRYDLRSLRTGSIGAAPVPVETMRKILDRDRGLGMDALVVYGLTEATGGTHWTRPGDPIEKRVSTVGLRTPEIEDCIVDPVTGAELGAGQEGEVCIAGPTLMRGYYGKPEATAEKIRGEWLHTGDMGVKDADGYLRITGRLTDMIIVGGFNTYPAEIENFYLRHPKVLDISIVGVPDPVMGEAVMAFVIPKAGETLTAEEIADFAHGKIANFKVPKYVEIVESFPLTGSGKVQKFKQKAYAVEKYDLKEPA; this is encoded by the coding sequence ATGACGGGCGGGCTCGGCCCCGCGCTGACGCTCGGGCAGATGCTCGACCGGGCGGCGGCGCGCGATCCGTCGCAGGAGGCGGTCGTCTTCAAGGACGAGCGGGTGTCCTACGGCGCGCTGAAGGCCCGCGCCGATGCCTTCGCCCAGGGGCTCCTGGCGCTCGGCATCCGGCCCGGCGACCACGTCGTGCTTTGGATGCCGAATCGCGTCGAGTGGAACGTGGCCAACCTTGGAATCGCCAAGGTAGGCGCGGTGACGGTGACGTGCAACAGCCGCTACAAGGCCTTCGAGGTCGAGTACGTCCTGAGACAGTCCGACGCCAAGGCGCTCATCCTGCTGGACCGCTTCGATGCCGCGGGCGTCGACTACATCGGGATCCTGCGGGAGATCTGCCCTGAGATCGACCGGCCCGGCGACCGGCTTATGAGCGCGAGCTGTCGGGCGCTCAGTCACGTGGTCGTGCTGGGCGATCACGTCCCGGCCGGCTGCCGCTCCTGGGCCGACGTCGAGAGCCTGGGATCTTCGAGCGGTGCCGGGGCCCTCGAGCGGATCCGCGTCAGCCCCGATGACGCCGCCGCGATGCTGTACACGTCCGGGACCACGGGCGAGCCGAAGGGGTGCCTCCTCACTCACGGCAACATCTACTACAAGTGCCGCGTGTACCAGGACCTCCACGGCTGGACGGCGCGGGACCGCTACCTCGTGCCGGTGCCGTACTTCCACATCTTCGGGTCCATGGGCGGCGTCGCGGCCAACTGCCTCGCCGGCTCCACCCAGGTGGTGATGGACGTCTTCGACCCGGCCGAGGCGATGCGGCTCATCCAGGCCGAGCGGGTCACGATTTTCTCGGGCGTGCCGACGATGTTCATCACCATCCTGGGCCACCCCTCTTTCGGCCGGTACGATCTCAGGTCGCTGCGCACGGGCTCCATCGGCGCGGCGCCCGTGCCCGTGGAGACCATGCGGAAGATTCTCGACCGCGACCGCGGCCTCGGCATGGATGCCCTCGTCGTGTACGGGTTGACCGAGGCCACGGGCGGCACCCACTGGACCCGTCCGGGCGACCCCATCGAGAAACGCGTGTCCACGGTCGGGCTCCGGACCCCGGAGATCGAGGACTGCATCGTGGACCCCGTCACCGGCGCCGAGCTCGGAGCCGGCCAGGAGGGCGAGGTCTGCATCGCGGGCCCGACGCTGATGCGCGGTTACTACGGCAAGCCGGAGGCGACGGCCGAGAAGATCCGCGGCGAGTGGCTCCACACCGGGGACATGGGGGTCAAGGACGCCGACGGCTACCTGCGCATCACGGGCCGCCTCACCGACATGATCATCGTCGGCGGCTTCAACACGTACCCGGCGGAGATCGAGAACTTCTACCTGCGCCACCCCAAGGTGCTGGATATCTCGATCGTGGGCGTGCCCGACCCCGTCATGGGCGAGGCGGTCATGGCCTTCGTCATCCCGAAGGCGGGCGAGACGCTCACGGCCGAAGAGATCGCCGACTTCGCGCACGGCAAGATCGCGAACTTCAAGGTGCCGAAGTACGTCGAGATCGTCGAGAGCTTTCCGCTGACGGGGTCGGGGAAGGTGCAGAAGTTCAAGCAGAAGGCCTATGCGGTCGAGAAGTACGACCTCAAGGAGCCGGCGTAG
- a CDS encoding thiolase domain-containing protein: protein MRRVAVIGVGVTKFGKHDRTSAELFAEAAVDAIRDADVAPSAIQALYYGNVTGGEGEKQLHMGPLAATLLGIPTIPTTRFENACATSHAAFRHAVMEIGAGVSDIVMVGGAERVLNIPTDAATEYFAYCSDASWEQSVGLTFPGVFALIARAHMDKHGTTEEQMAHVAVKNHRHGALNPKAQFRKEITVDMVLNSAYVADPLKLLDCCPFTDGGAALVLAAEEVARKRPRSVWVLGTQAASDTMFMHEKRDLSRVMATERAAAAVYRQAGKTPADVDVVELHDCFTIAEIVATEGLGFFEPGLGGAAAEKGWTSLGGKIPVNPSGGLKAKGHPIGATGAAQIAEITTQLRGEAGPRQVEGARTGLTHTLGGNTATVLVSLFGRG from the coding sequence ATGCGCCGCGTCGCCGTCATCGGGGTGGGCGTCACGAAATTCGGGAAGCACGACCGCACCAGCGCCGAGCTTTTCGCCGAGGCGGCTGTGGATGCCATCCGGGACGCCGACGTCGCCCCGTCGGCGATCCAGGCCCTGTACTACGGCAATGTCACCGGTGGCGAGGGCGAAAAGCAGCTGCACATGGGCCCGCTCGCGGCGACGCTCCTGGGCATACCGACGATCCCGACAACCCGCTTCGAGAACGCCTGCGCCACGAGCCACGCCGCCTTCCGCCACGCCGTCATGGAGATCGGCGCGGGCGTCTCCGACATCGTCATGGTCGGCGGCGCGGAGCGCGTGCTGAACATCCCGACCGACGCGGCGACCGAGTACTTCGCCTACTGCTCCGATGCGTCGTGGGAGCAATCCGTGGGCCTGACATTCCCTGGGGTCTTCGCGCTCATCGCCCGCGCCCACATGGACAAGCACGGCACGACCGAAGAGCAGATGGCCCACGTGGCAGTCAAGAACCACCGCCACGGCGCGCTCAACCCCAAGGCGCAGTTCCGGAAGGAGATCACGGTCGACATGGTGCTCAACAGCGCCTACGTCGCCGACCCGCTCAAGCTCCTCGACTGCTGTCCGTTCACCGACGGCGGCGCCGCCCTGGTCCTGGCGGCCGAGGAGGTCGCGCGCAAGCGCCCCCGCTCCGTCTGGGTGCTCGGAACCCAGGCGGCCTCCGACACCATGTTCATGCACGAGAAGCGCGACCTCTCGCGGGTGATGGCAACCGAGCGCGCGGCGGCCGCCGTCTACCGGCAGGCCGGCAAGACCCCCGCCGACGTGGATGTCGTTGAGCTCCATGACTGCTTCACCATTGCCGAGATCGTCGCCACCGAGGGCTTGGGCTTCTTCGAGCCGGGCTTGGGCGGCGCGGCCGCCGAAAAGGGCTGGACGAGCCTCGGGGGCAAGATCCCCGTCAATCCGTCGGGCGGGCTCAAGGCCAAGGGGCATCCGATCGGCGCCACCGGCGCCGCCCAGATCGCCGAGATCACGACCCAACTCCGGGGCGAGGCGGGGCCGCGCCAGGTCGAGGGCGCGCGGACGGGCCTGACCCACACGCTGGGCGGCAACACCGCCACCGTGCTCGTGAGCCTCTTCGGCCGTGGCTGA
- a CDS encoding Zn-ribbon domain-containing OB-fold protein — protein sequence MADQVLTLKHFFEEARAGRLTGIRCGKCGELAIPPKEFCPTCQERNWAPVPLAGAGSITSFTVIRVAPRGRGAEAPYAVAVVRLDEGVSLLGRIVDIPFDSLRADLPVRFRPLVTGEQTAIGFGPA from the coding sequence GTGGCTGACCAAGTGCTGACGCTGAAGCACTTCTTCGAGGAGGCGCGCGCAGGCCGCCTGACCGGCATCCGGTGCGGCAAGTGCGGCGAGCTCGCGATCCCGCCGAAGGAATTCTGCCCCACCTGCCAGGAGCGGAATTGGGCGCCGGTGCCGCTCGCCGGCGCTGGGAGCATCACGTCCTTCACGGTCATCCGGGTCGCCCCGCGGGGGCGCGGCGCCGAGGCGCCCTATGCAGTCGCGGTCGTGCGGCTCGACGAGGGCGTCTCGCTGCTCGGGCGGATCGTGGACATCCCGTTCGACTCGCTCCGCGCGGATCTGCCCGTGCGCTTTCGCCCGCTCGTCACGGGAGAGCAGACGGCCATTGGCTTCGGCCCCGCCTGA
- a CDS encoding cupin domain-containing protein: MPKPELEFFKPDHIPWEPVASSATGGAGGAGVKQKILSRSEDGDVTRLLQFDTGVETTETITHDFWEEVWILEGELIDLGKKQSFTAGMYACRPPGMVHGPYRVPKRCVTLEMRYFKR, from the coding sequence ATGCCCAAGCCAGAGTTGGAGTTCTTCAAGCCCGACCATATCCCCTGGGAGCCCGTCGCGAGCTCGGCCACGGGGGGAGCGGGAGGCGCAGGCGTCAAGCAGAAGATCCTGAGCAGGAGCGAGGACGGCGACGTGACGCGCCTGCTCCAGTTCGACACGGGCGTCGAGACCACGGAGACGATCACGCACGATTTCTGGGAAGAGGTGTGGATCCTCGAGGGCGAGCTCATCGACCTCGGGAAGAAGCAGAGCTTCACGGCGGGGATGTACGCGTGCAGGCCGCCGGGCATGGTCCACGGTCCGTACCGGGTGCCGAAGCGGTGCGTGACCCTCGAGATGCGCTACTTCAAGCGGTAA
- a CDS encoding ABC transporter substrate-binding protein, translated as MIRTRLCAALAAALVALVAPAAGWAAPEGKVVIAQGVDPSSLDAMNQQETPASVVAEHIYNKLVERDQSLKIVPAVAAELPKLVSPQVWEIKLRKGVKFHNGEDFNADSVKFSLERAKDPKMRGSSNFKLIQRVEVVDPYTVRVHTVKPWPTFTASMNHPQAAMYPPKAYADKDSPFISKNPIGTGPYKFVRWSKDEEIVLEANESYFRGAPRIKTVVFRPIPDDAVRVAALQNGEVDVAVNIPPHLANIIANHPKLFLSTAPSVRTIQLMFYTHQFDTQNKLVGVYQGPSADKRVRQAIALALDVDEIIKGVLDGKAQRVATMLPSMHFGYDPSLKPLKQDLVKAKKLLADAGFPNGLEITLNGPQGRYVRDKEVAEAAAGQLTKAGIKTTLRTFEFVNYLNNLVYVHKAGPVWLIGWGQGMMDAEGIYVPLFRSGSLLANYYNADMDGMIDQAQTMLDEKQRQAQYFRINKLWIEDQAAVPLYQQIDLYGASKRLNWKARSDELIKAYDMSIK; from the coding sequence ATGATTCGGACACGTCTATGCGCGGCCCTCGCCGCAGCGCTCGTCGCCCTCGTGGCGCCCGCCGCCGGTTGGGCAGCGCCCGAAGGCAAGGTCGTCATCGCCCAGGGCGTCGACCCCTCCTCGCTGGACGCCATGAACCAGCAGGAGACGCCGGCGTCGGTGGTAGCCGAGCACATCTACAACAAGCTGGTGGAGCGGGACCAGAGCTTGAAGATCGTGCCCGCGGTGGCCGCCGAGCTGCCGAAGCTGGTCTCGCCCCAGGTGTGGGAGATCAAGCTCCGCAAAGGCGTCAAGTTTCACAACGGGGAAGACTTCAACGCCGACTCGGTGAAGTTCAGCCTGGAGCGGGCCAAGGATCCCAAGATGCGGGGCAGCTCGAATTTCAAGCTGATCCAGCGGGTGGAGGTTGTGGACCCGTACACGGTGCGCGTCCACACCGTCAAGCCCTGGCCGACGTTCACCGCCTCGATGAACCATCCGCAGGCGGCCATGTATCCGCCCAAGGCCTATGCCGACAAGGACAGCCCTTTCATCTCCAAGAACCCGATCGGCACCGGGCCGTACAAGTTCGTGCGGTGGTCCAAGGACGAGGAGATTGTCCTGGAGGCCAACGAGAGCTACTTCCGCGGCGCCCCCAGGATCAAGACCGTGGTGTTCAGGCCCATCCCCGACGACGCGGTGCGGGTCGCCGCGCTACAGAACGGCGAGGTCGACGTCGCCGTCAACATCCCGCCGCACCTGGCCAACATCATCGCCAACCACCCGAAGCTCTTCCTCAGCACGGCGCCCAGCGTCCGGACCATCCAGCTCATGTTCTACACGCACCAGTTCGACACCCAGAACAAGCTGGTCGGGGTGTACCAGGGGCCGTCGGCGGACAAGCGGGTCCGGCAGGCGATCGCGCTGGCGCTCGACGTGGACGAGATCATCAAGGGCGTGCTCGACGGCAAGGCGCAGCGGGTGGCGACCATGCTGCCCAGCATGCACTTTGGCTATGACCCCTCGCTCAAGCCCCTCAAGCAGGACCTGGTCAAGGCCAAGAAGCTGCTGGCCGACGCGGGCTTCCCCAACGGTCTCGAGATCACGCTCAACGGCCCGCAGGGGCGCTACGTGCGCGACAAGGAAGTGGCCGAGGCCGCCGCCGGCCAGCTGACCAAGGCGGGGATCAAGACGACGCTGCGAACCTTCGAGTTCGTCAACTACCTGAACAATCTGGTTTACGTCCACAAGGCCGGGCCCGTCTGGCTCATCGGCTGGGGGCAGGGGATGATGGACGCCGAGGGCATCTACGTGCCGCTCTTCCGCTCGGGCAGTCTGCTCGCCAACTACTACAACGCGGACATGGACGGGATGATCGACCAGGCCCAGACCATGTTGGACGAGAAGCAGCGGCAGGCCCAGTACTTCCGCATCAACAAGCTGTGGATCGAGGATCAGGCCGCGGTGCCGCTCTACCAGCAGATCGACCTCTACGGCGCCAGCAAGCGGCTCAACTGGAAGGCCCGGAGCGACGAGCTGATCAAAGCCTACGACATGTCGATCAAGTAG